From Vanrija pseudolonga chromosome 1, complete sequence, a single genomic window includes:
- the CAS1 gene encoding putative O-acetyltransferase CAS1, translating to MRSRKQTPPSSSPPLDVEKAAATASAAAALDSSSTTQVHSAASELHRRQSGHRTTASESDTMPAPSPQGARTSAQAARLNPLWYQYACATVVAAVVLGNLLRWAFLDWADPYHCGALLTEGKWLDPGTYKNWQPEGCYQKPAGAAGLASCLSSPGAHSPGARDRRILFVGDSSVRQLFFATVRSVNANATNKVHNPYDKTWEVNGGEKHTNRVAVFDAKGSPAPKSGAAALTIDFWWDPFLNSTETTQFLSTTPANPTSLLVMGSGLHYLRHPSSGGLPAWTTMTRKTFDQLRANQGTPRARILQPWDSMKTTHFSLFPGVLPDNSNIEARQASHDFGLSDAVIFLPVMKPVEDKLTAERKVISHENVDLMNASLEGRLNKENPPPIVVPSVFNDLLIDNHTTDGLHYSDTIVNKQAELLLGWRCNDALRYKGQQGTCCARYKTIRPLQALILLFLGVWAPVTYVFASKIPAGSFVHRLIPSTKAASAISTFGLAMVYLFLADRTTIFNKEQKDYDAYIFGSLTVLALVAGLLTIKNKGKDLGFLNRDLTDEWKGWMQIAILIYHFFGASKISGIYNSIRILVASYLFMTGYGHFFFYYKKADFGFQRIAMVLVRLNLLSVVLPYTMNTDYAFYYFAPLVSYWYIIIYSVMAVGSKYNDRPAFLVSKMLFFAALHSVFMHYTFLMAGIFKVLNLIFRIQWSAKEWSFRVSLDLYIVWGGMFAAYAYIKAKEWGIPERAWFNNARLAAVGASVLGFVWYFWFELQLHKFKYNQYNAMVSIVPILSYIVLRNASALLRQCSSELFCFVGTISLETFILQFHGWLASDTKAILLVLPATKWRPVNLVISSVCFIWLSYKVSGATGDITEWSVGKKKAPTLPPPATAPTSEAAKDGAAAPESIPLMDRNGEATEDKEADEPSAGTSSGAYTHTRKWSDYTALSFLTNVFSLAERHNSVKLGLVLVALWIFNWLY from the exons ATGCGCTCGCGAAAGCAGACGCCTCCGTCTtcctcaccaccactcgACGTTGAaaaggcagcagcaacagcatcagcagcagcagctctaGACTCGTCGTCTACCACGCAGGTCCATAGCGCCGCGTCCGagctccaccgccgccagtcgGGCCACCGCACAACCGCCAGCGAAAGCGACACGATgcccgccccgtcgccgcagggcgcgcgcacctcggcccaGGCCGCACGCCTCAATCCCCTCTGGTACCAGTACGCGTGTGCgacggtcgtcgcggccgtcgtgctgGGCAACCTGCTCCGCTGGGCCTTCCTCGACTGGGCAGACCCGTACCactgcggcgcgctgctcacAGAGGGCAAGTGGCTCGACCCGGGCACGTACAAGAACTGGCAGCCAGAAGGGTGCTACCAGAAGCctgccggcgctgccggccTCGCGTCGTGTCTCTCGTCCCCCGGCGCCCActcgcccggcgcgcgcgatcgcCGCATCTTGTTCGTCGGCGACTCGTCGGTCCGCCAGCTCTTCTTCGCCACGGTGCGCTCGGTCAACGCCAACGCGACCAACAAGGTCCACAACCCGTACGACAAGACGTGGGAGGTCAACGGCGGCGAAAAGCACACGAACCGCGTCGCGGTGTTTGACGCAAAGGGTTCGCCGGCGCCCaagagcggcgcggcggcgctgaccaTTGATTTCTGGTG GGACCCCTTCCTCAACTCGACCGAGACGACCCAGTTCCtctccaccacccccgcaAACCCCACTTCGCTGCTCGTCATGGGCTCGGGACTGCACTACCTCCGGCACCCGAGCTCTGGTGGGCTCCCCGCGTGGACAACGATGACCCGCAAGACGTTTGACCAGCTGCGCGCCAACCagggcacgccgcgcgcgcgcatcctcCAGCCATGGGACTCGATGAAGACGACGCACTTTAGCCTCTTCCCCGGCGTGCTCCCCGACAACAGCAACATCGAGGCGCGCCAGGCCTCGCACGACTTTGGCCTCTCGGACGCCGTCATCTTCCTGCCTGTCATGAAGCCGGTTGAGGACAAGCTcaccgccgagcgcaaggtgATCAGCCACGAGAACGTCGACCTCATGAACGCCTCGCTTGAGGGCCGGCTCAACAAGGAGAACCCGCCCCCGATCGTCGTGCCCTCCGTCTTCAACGACCTGCTGATTGACAACCACACCACCGACGGCCTCCACTACTCGGACACGATTGTCAacaagcaggccgagctgctgctcggctggcgctgcaacgacgcgctgcgctACAAGGGCCAGCAGGGCACCTGCTGTGCGCGATACAAGACTATCCGCCCCCTCCAGGCTCTgatcctcctcttcctcggcgtaTGGGCACCCGTGACCTACGTCTTTGCGTCCAAGATTC CCGCTGGTTCCTTTGTCCACCGCCTCATTCCCTCGACCAAGGCCGCATCGGCAATCAGCACCTTTGGCCTGGCCATGGTCTACCTCTTCCTGGCTGACCGCACGACCATCTTCAACAAGGAGCAGAAGGACTACGACGCGTACATTTTCGGCTCGCTCACTGTCCTCGCACTCGTTGCCGGTCTTTTGACCATCAAGAACAAGGGCAAGGATCTGGGCTTCCTTAACCGCGACCTCACGGACGAGTGGAAGGGCTGGATGCAGA TCGCCATCCTAATTTACCACTTCTTCGGCGCGTCCAAGATCTCGGGCATCTACAACTCGATCCGCATTCTCGTCGCGTCCTACCTCTTCATGACGGGATACGGCCACTTCTTCTTCTACTACAAGAAGGCCGACTTTGGCTTCCAGCGTATCGCCATGGTGCTCGTCCGCCTCAACCTCCTGTCGGTCGTGCTTCCCTACACCATGAACACCGACTATGCGTTCTACTACTTTGCGCCTCTGGTCTCGTACTGGTACATCATCATCTACTCGGTCATGGCCGTTGGGAGCAAGTACAACGACCGCCCGGCGTTCCTCGTCTCCAAGATGCTTTTCTTTGCCGCCCTCCACTCGGTCTTCATGCACTACACCTTCCTCATGGCCGGCATCTTCAAGGTCCTCAACCTCATCTTCCGCATCCAGTGGTCGGCCAAGGAGTGGTCTTTCCGAGTCAGCCTCGACCTCTACATTGTCTGGGGCGGCATGTTTGCCGCCTACGCCTAcatcaaggccaaggagtGGGGCATCCCCGAGCGCGCCTGGTTCAACAatgcgcgcctcgccgccgtcggcgccagcgtgcTCGGCTTTGTGTGGTACTTCTGGTTCGAGCTCCAGCTCCACAAGTTCAAGTACAACCAGTACAACGCGATGGTGTCGATCGTGCCCATCCTGTCGTACATTGTGCTGCGCAATGCCTCGGCCCTTTTGCGCCAGTGCTCGTCTGAGCTCTTCTGCTTCGTGGGCACCATCTCGCTCGAGACGTTTATCCTCCAGTTCCACGGCTGGCTCGCGTCCGACACCAAGGCcatcctcctcgtgctcCCCGCGACCAAGTGGCGTCCCGTCAACCTCGTCATCTCGTCCGTGTGCTTCATCTGGCTTTCGTACAAGGTGTCGGGGGCAACGGGCGACATTACAGAGTGGTCGgtcggcaagaagaaggcacCGACCCTCCCCCCACCTGCCACGGCACCTACcagcgaggcggccaaggacggcgccgcggcgccagaaAGCATCCCCCTCATGGACCGCAACGGcgaggcgaccgaggacaaggaggctGACGAGCCCAGCGCCGGCACGTCGTCAGGCGCGTACACGCACACCCGCAAGTGGTCAGACTACACGGCCCTGTCTTTCCTCACAAACGTCTTctccctcgccgagcgtcaCAACAgcgtcaagctcggcctcgtgctTGTCGCCCTCTGGATCTTCAACTGGCTCTACTGA